In Candidatus Omnitrophota bacterium, a single genomic region encodes these proteins:
- a CDS encoding family 10 glycosylhydrolase, with amino-acid sequence MKNKIILLSLCLLFSFNLVSAEESLVSTKSALVRGVWVSVFSSKKVLYSKEGVNNLIAQCKKAKINEIYLQIFQSGNAYYDSKICDKTKYEQMVKAAGLDTLDLLLREAQENNINVFAWVNVLSLGNNDKADILNKYGSSVLTRDQYQRPSKTVSNMDLDKYYLKENMIFLEPGDPRVQKYVLTIVNEIVNRYPLISGIHLDYLRYPSPVPFAPGSRFNKFGITYGYGVKNVERFREKTGLNCLDTLNNEDEYLAWDNWKRAQVTELVCKISSLVKVKSASLTVSCAVISLAERAYANAFQDWSAWLEEGFIDYAVLMAYTKDNQFAKEIVKSSLGHRGKGKIYVGIGAFLMKNNPDLFFNQYRLISELSPDGIVIFSIDDLTDQIIGYLN; translated from the coding sequence ATGAAAAATAAAATAATTTTATTATCACTTTGTTTATTATTTAGTTTTAATTTGGTATCAGCGGAAGAATCTTTGGTTTCGACTAAGAGTGCTTTGGTCCGGGGCGTCTGGGTCTCCGTATTTTCTTCTAAAAAGGTACTTTATTCAAAAGAAGGGGTAAATAACCTGATTGCTCAGTGCAAGAAAGCCAAGATAAATGAAATTTATTTGCAAATATTCCAGTCTGGGAATGCTTATTATGATTCTAAGATTTGCGATAAGACAAAATATGAACAGATGGTTAAAGCCGCTGGGCTGGATACTTTAGATTTATTACTTAGGGAGGCTCAGGAAAATAATATCAATGTTTTTGCTTGGGTAAATGTTTTAAGCTTGGGTAATAATGATAAAGCCGACATTTTGAACAAATACGGCAGTTCTGTTTTAACCCGCGATCAGTATCAAAGGCCTTCTAAGACCGTATCCAATATGGATTTGGATAAATATTATTTAAAAGAAAATATGATATTTTTAGAGCCTGGTGATCCCAGGGTCCAGAAGTATGTTCTAACGATTGTTAACGAGATTGTTAACCGTTATCCGTTAATCAGTGGTATACATTTGGATTATCTACGTTACCCTTCGCCGGTGCCATTTGCTCCGGGTTCAAGATTTAACAAGTTTGGGATAACTTATGGTTATGGAGTAAAAAATGTAGAGCGATTCCGCGAGAAAACCGGGCTAAACTGTCTGGATACTTTAAATAATGAGGATGAATATTTAGCTTGGGATAACTGGAAGCGAGCGCAGGTAACGGAATTAGTGTGTAAAATTTCAAGTTTAGTTAAAGTTAAATCTGCTAGCTTAACGGTTTCTTGTGCAGTCATTTCGTTAGCTGAACGTGCATATGCCAATGCATTCCAGGACTGGTCGGCCTGGCTGGAAGAGGGGTTTATCGATTATGCGGTATTGATGGCTTACACCAAAGATAATCAGTTTGCCAAAGAAATAGTAAAGTCTAGCCTTGGCCACCGTGGTAAAGGAAAGATCTATGTTGGTATAGGCGCATTTTTAATGAAAAATAATCCGGATTTATTTTTTAATCAATACCGTTTGATTAGCGAGCTTTCCCCCGACGGTATTGTCATTTTTTCCATTGATGATCTAACTGATCAAATAATCGGTTATTTGAATTAA
- the queA gene encoding tRNA preQ1(34) S-adenosylmethionine ribosyltransferase-isomerase QueA: MLKLSEFDYPLPKELIAQYPLKDRDQARLLIVNRTSGQIKHGVFKDILQFFKKNDLLVLNDTKVLHCRLMGKKITGGKVEILLTRRMNGTTFSCLIQPSRTKIGENIIFAQGKIKGTICARGQISFKQSDADTIYNFGIVPLPPYIKREPEDLDTIYYQTVYAKNEGALASPTAGLHFSQDSLESIASSGVNLGFITLHVGLGTFRPVKCEEIIEHKMEPEYFFVPDKTVELLNKTKANKGRIIAVGTTALRALETYADGFCQGNTDLFIYPGYKFKLVGCLLTNFHLPKTTLLMLVCAFAGQDLMLKAYREAVDKKYRFYSYGDAMLII; this comes from the coding sequence ATGTTAAAACTTTCTGAATTTGATTATCCGCTTCCCAAGGAATTAATTGCTCAGTATCCTTTAAAGGATAGAGATCAGGCAAGGCTTTTGATTGTAAATCGGACCAGTGGCCAGATTAAGCATGGTGTTTTTAAGGACATACTGCAATTTTTTAAAAAGAATGATTTGCTGGTTCTTAATGACACAAAAGTTTTGCATTGCCGCTTAATGGGTAAAAAAATAACCGGAGGCAAGGTTGAGATTTTACTTACCCGCCGTATGAATGGCACAACTTTTTCCTGTTTGATTCAGCCCAGCCGAACTAAAATTGGCGAAAATATTATTTTTGCTCAAGGTAAAATCAAAGGCACGATATGCGCACGAGGACAGATTAGTTTTAAACAATCGGATGCGGATACAATTTATAATTTTGGAATTGTACCTTTGCCGCCTTATATAAAACGAGAGCCGGAAGATTTGGATACAATTTACTATCAGACGGTTTATGCCAAAAATGAAGGTGCGCTTGCTTCTCCTACAGCAGGCTTGCATTTTAGTCAGGATTCACTAGAAAGTATTGCCTCGAGCGGAGTTAATCTTGGTTTTATTACGTTACATGTGGGATTGGGCACATTTCGGCCGGTTAAATGCGAAGAAATAATTGAACATAAAATGGAGCCGGAATATTTTTTTGTTCCTGATAAAACCGTGGAATTGCTCAATAAAACGAAAGCCAATAAAGGGCGCATCATCGCTGTCGGCACAACCGCACTTCGTGCGCTGGAAACTTATGCTGATGGTTTTTGCCAAGGTAATACTGATTTGTTTATTTATCCAGGTTATAAATTCAAACTAGTAGGTTGTCTTTTAACTAACTTTCATCTTCCCAAGACTACTCTTTTGATGTTAGTTTGTGCTTTCGCCGGTCAAGATCTCATGTTGAAAGCTTATCGGGAGGCGGTGGATAAGAAATACAGGTTTTATAGTTATGGAGATGCAATGTT